One genomic window of Cyprinus carpio isolate SPL01 chromosome B8, ASM1834038v1, whole genome shotgun sequence includes the following:
- the dab2ipa gene encoding disabled homolog 2-interacting protein isoform X7: protein MQRLKESRSHESLLSPSSAVEALDLSMEEEVLIKPVHSSILGQDFCFEVTTSTGSKCFSCRSAAERDKWMENLRRAVHPNKDNTRRVENMLKCWIIEAKDLPAKKKYFCELCLDDTLYARTTCKLKTDNVFWGEHFEFNNLPSVKSITVHLYKETDKKKKKDKNNYVGLVSIPIAAVTGRQFVEKWYSVSTPNPNKGKSPGPMVRMKSRYQSMSILPMELYKEFAEYITNNYMLMCSLLEPALSVKNKEEMACALVHILQSTGKAKDFLTDLMMSEVDRCGDNEHLIFRENTLATKAIEKYLKLVGQKYLQDALGEFIKALYESDENCEVDPSKCSSSDLHEHQSNLKMCCELAFCKIINSYCVFPRELKEVFASWRQECSNRGRPDISERLISASLFLRFLCPAIMSPSLFSLMQEYPDDRTARTLTLIAKVTQNLANFTKFGSKEEYMSFMNQFLEHEWTNMQRFLLEISNPETISNTAGFEGYVDLGRELSTLHSLLSEAVSQLDQSTVTKLGPLARILRDVNSALTNPTGAPMSSPTERVGSPTLPSSSLSTGLQKMVMDSEITGLVDFTRLPSPTPENKDLFFVTKNSVIQPSPARSSSYSEANEPDVQIPNGSKSLSMVDLQDSRSLESAPNTSFSDPVNDSQTSVGQGTGVWTTRTAKGNTPSGPTLRRAGQTPTTPSTETAPGRSQLLAPLSFQNPVYQMAAGLPRAVADSGSECQSSISSQSNAEEAATAGSKHPFLSQSSTGASGGGGSSGDEFIRCSGEFTRRQLSLTEPQHQANVPRQNSAGPQRRIDQPPPAVTRGRTPPNMLNTAPYPRPSSGSMMSSSPDWPSSGTRLRQQSSSSKGDSPESKQRTLHKQAPSPVNPNALDRTAAWLLNMNVQYLEQEGIDPDSKHREDFPNKEDLTPTEKYQQEIAVLQEKLRISAKKLEEYESHMKSQDDQTQKMLLEYQARLEDTEERLRKQQDEKEHQMKSIITRLMSVEEELKKDHADMQAIVDSKQKIIEAQEKRISSLDAANARLMSALSQLKDRYSMQTRNGISPTNPTKLQITENGAASREGKDDDTL from the exons ATGCAGAGGCTGAAGGAATCGCGGTCTCACGAGTCGTTGCTCAGCCCCAGCAGTGCAGTAGAAGCTCTAGATCTCAGTATGGAGGAGGAAGTCCTCATCAAACCTGTGCACAGCAGCATCCTGGGACAGGATTTCTGCTTTGAG GTAACTACTTCAACAGGAAGCAAATGCTTCTCATGTCGGTCGGCTGCCGAGAGAGACAAATGGATGGAGAATTTGAGACGTGCTGTGCATCCCAACAAG GATAACACCCGTCGAGTGGAAAACATGCTGAAATGTTGGATTATCGAAGCCAAGGATTTGCCGGCAAAGAAAAAATACTTCTGTGAACTTTGTCTGGATGACACGTTATACGCACGGACTACCTGCAAACTCAAAACGGACAATGTTTTCTGGGGCGAACACTTTGAGTTCAACAACCTGCCCTCAGTTAAGAGCATCACCGTGCATCTTTACAAAGAAACggacaaaaagaagaagaaggacaaAAATAACTACGTAGGTCTGGTCAGTATCCCTATAGCGGCAGTCACCGGCCGGCAGTTTGTGGAAAAATGGTATTCCGTGAGCACACCGAATCCCAATAAAGGAAAGAGTCCAGGACCCATGGTCCGAATGAAATCCCGATATCAGAGCATGAGCATCCTCCCCATGGAGCTGTACAAGGAGTTCGCAGAGTATATTACTAACAATTACATGCTAATGTGCTCATTGCTGGAGCCAGCACTAAGTGTGAAGAACAAGGAGGAGATGGCTTGTGCACTTGTCCATATCTTACAAAGCACAGGCAAGGCCAAG GACTTTCTGACAGATCTGATGATGTCTGAGGTGGATCGGTGTGGAGACAATGAGCATCTCATATTCCGTGAGAACACACTGGCTACTAAAGCTATAGAGAAGTACCTGAAACTAGTGGGACAGAAGTACCTTCAGGATGCTTTAG GTGAGTTCATCAAAGCCCTGTATGAGTCAGACGAGAACTGCGAGGTGGATCCGTCTAAGTGCTCCTCCAGTGACCTGCATGAGCACCAGAGCAACCTCAAGATGTGCTGTGAGCTGGCTTTCTGCAAGATCATCAATTCTTACTG CGTGTTTCCTCGGGAGCTCAAGGAAGTGTTTGCATCCTGGAGGCAGGAGTGCAGTAACCGAGGACGACCGGACATCAGTGAACGCCTGATCAGCGCATCTCTTTTCCTGCGCTTCCTGTGTCCTGCCATCATGTCGCCCTCACTCTTCAGCCTCATGCAGGAATATCCAGATGACCGCACCGCCCGGACACTTACACTTATCGCCAAAGTGACACAAAACCTTGCCAACTTCACCAA GTTTGGCAGTAAGGAGGAGTACATGTCCTTTATGAACCAGTTTTTGGAGCACGAATGGACCAACATGCAGCGCTTCCTGCTGGAGATCTCCAACCCAGAGACCATCTCAAACACAGCAGGCTTCGAGGGTTACGTTGACCTGGGCCGTGAACTCTCCACTCTCCATTCTCTCCTGTCAGAAGCCGTTTCACAACTCGATCAG AGTACTGTCACTAAGCTGGGTCCTTTAGCACGGATCCTGCGGGATGTGAATTCGGCCCTGACGAACCCCACCGGAGCCCCCATGTCATCTCCCACTGAGCGCGTGGGCTCCCCAACTCTACCCAGCAGCAGCCTGTCTACCGGTCTGCAGAAAATGGTCATGGACAGTGAGATCACAGG GTTGGTGGATTTCACTCGGCTGCCCTCACCAACCCCTGAAAACAAGGATCTGTTTTTCGTAACGAAGAATTCTGTGATCCAGCCGTCGCCTGCCCGCAGCTCCAGTTACTCGGAGGCCAACGAGCCAGATGTTCAGATCCCCAACGGCAGCAAGAGCTTGTCAATGGTGGACCTGCAGGACAGTCGTTCTCTGGAGAGTGCTCCCAACACCTCCTTCAGCGACCCCGTCAATGACAGCCAGACCTCTGTGGGCCAGGGCACAGGAGTGTGGACCACCCGCACCGCTAAGGGCAACACGCCCAGCGGTCCGACCCTGAGGAGGGCAGGTCAGACCCCCACCACACCAAGCACAGAAACCGCCCCGGGGAGGTCCCAGCTGCTCGCCCCGCTCTCGTTCCAGAACCCTGTGTACCAGATGGCCGCCGGATTGCCCCGCGCGGTGGCCGATTCGGGATCTGAATGCCAGAGCTCCATCAGCTCCCAGAGTAACGCAGAGGAAGCAGCTACTGCGGGGTCAAAGCACCCATTCCTGAGCCAGTCCAGCACAGGGGCCAGCGGCGGAGGGGGCAGCAGCGGGGACGAGTTCATTCGGTGTTCTGGAGAGTTCACGCGCAGACAGCTGTCCCTCACGGAGCCCCAACACCAAGCCAACGTACCACGCCAGAACAGTGCGGGGCCGCAGCGCAGGATAGACCAGCCTCCTCCAGCCGTCACAAGGGGCCGCACTCCACCCAACATGCTCAACACCGCACCGTACCCCCGCCCCTCCAGTGGAAGTATGATGTCATCATCTCCCGATTGGCCAAGCAGCGGCACCAGACTGAGGCAGCAGTCGTCGTCCTCCAAAGGGGACAGTCCAGAATCCAAGCAGCGCACCCTACACAAACAA GCTCCATCTCCTGTGAATCCCAATGCATTGGACCGTACTGCTGCATGGCTGCTGAATATGAATGTGCAATATTTGGAGCAGGAGGGAATTGACCCAGATTCGAAACACCGGGAGGACTTTCCAAACAAGGAGGATCTCACACCAACTGAAAAG tATCAgcaggagattgctgtcctgcaGGAGAAGCTGCGTATTTCTGCTAAGAAGCTGGAAGAGTATGAATCTCACATGAAGAGCCAGGACGACCAAACCCAGAAGATGCTCCTGGAGTACCAGGCTCGGCTTGAGGACACGGAGGAGCGATTACGCAAGCAGCAGGATGAGAAAGAGCACCAGATGAAGAGCATCATCACCAG GTTGATGTCAGTTGAAGAGGAGCTGAAGAAAGATCACGCAGACATGCAGGCAATTGTAGACTCCAAACAGAAAATCATCGAAGCCCAG
- the dab2ipa gene encoding disabled homolog 2-interacting protein isoform X6, whose protein sequence is MLNQNSKNRSHLMQRLKESRSHESLLSPSSAVEALDLSMEEEVLIKPVHSSILGQDFCFEVTTSTGSKCFSCRSAAERDKWMENLRRAVHPNKDNTRRVENMLKCWIIEAKDLPAKKKYFCELCLDDTLYARTTCKLKTDNVFWGEHFEFNNLPSVKSITVHLYKETDKKKKKDKNNYVGLVSIPIAAVTGRQFVEKWYSVSTPNPNKGKSPGPMVRMKSRYQSMSILPMELYKEFAEYITNNYMLMCSLLEPALSVKNKEEMACALVHILQSTGKAKDFLTDLMMSEVDRCGDNEHLIFRENTLATKAIEKYLKLVGQKYLQDALGEFIKALYESDENCEVDPSKCSSSDLHEHQSNLKMCCELAFCKIINSYCVFPRELKEVFASWRQECSNRGRPDISERLISASLFLRFLCPAIMSPSLFSLMQEYPDDRTARTLTLIAKVTQNLANFTKFGSKEEYMSFMNQFLEHEWTNMQRFLLEISNPETISNTAGFEGYVDLGRELSTLHSLLSEAVSQLDQSTVTKLGPLARILRDVNSALTNPTGAPMSSPTERVGSPTLPSSSLSTGLQKMVMDSEITGLVDFTRLPSPTPENKDLFFVTKNSVIQPSPARSSSYSEANEPDVQIPNGSKSLSMVDLQDSRSLESAPNTSFSDPVNDSQTSVGQGTGVWTTRTAKGNTPSGPTLRRAGQTPTTPSTETAPGRSQLLAPLSFQNPVYQMAAGLPRAVADSGSECQSSISSQSNAEEAATAGSKHPFLSQSSTGASGGGGSSGDEFIRCSGEFTRRQLSLTEPQHQANVPRQNSAGPQRRIDQPPPAVTRGRTPPNMLNTAPYPRPSSGSMMSSSPDWPSSGTRLRQQSSSSKGDSPESKQRTLHKQAPSPVNPNALDRTAAWLLNMNVQYLEQEGIDPDSKHREDFPNKEDLTPTEKYQQEIAVLQEKLRISAKKLEEYESHMKSQDDQTQKMLLEYQARLEDTEERLRKQQDEKEHQMKSIITRLMSVEEELKKDHADMQAIVDSKQKIIEAQEKRISSLDAANARLMSALSQLKDRYSMQTRNGISPTNPTKLQITENGAASREGKDDDTL, encoded by the exons TAGATCCCATCTGATGCAGAGGCTGAAGGAATCGCGGTCTCACGAGTCGTTGCTCAGCCCCAGCAGTGCAGTAGAAGCTCTAGATCTCAGTATGGAGGAGGAAGTCCTCATCAAACCTGTGCACAGCAGCATCCTGGGACAGGATTTCTGCTTTGAG GTAACTACTTCAACAGGAAGCAAATGCTTCTCATGTCGGTCGGCTGCCGAGAGAGACAAATGGATGGAGAATTTGAGACGTGCTGTGCATCCCAACAAG GATAACACCCGTCGAGTGGAAAACATGCTGAAATGTTGGATTATCGAAGCCAAGGATTTGCCGGCAAAGAAAAAATACTTCTGTGAACTTTGTCTGGATGACACGTTATACGCACGGACTACCTGCAAACTCAAAACGGACAATGTTTTCTGGGGCGAACACTTTGAGTTCAACAACCTGCCCTCAGTTAAGAGCATCACCGTGCATCTTTACAAAGAAACggacaaaaagaagaagaaggacaaAAATAACTACGTAGGTCTGGTCAGTATCCCTATAGCGGCAGTCACCGGCCGGCAGTTTGTGGAAAAATGGTATTCCGTGAGCACACCGAATCCCAATAAAGGAAAGAGTCCAGGACCCATGGTCCGAATGAAATCCCGATATCAGAGCATGAGCATCCTCCCCATGGAGCTGTACAAGGAGTTCGCAGAGTATATTACTAACAATTACATGCTAATGTGCTCATTGCTGGAGCCAGCACTAAGTGTGAAGAACAAGGAGGAGATGGCTTGTGCACTTGTCCATATCTTACAAAGCACAGGCAAGGCCAAG GACTTTCTGACAGATCTGATGATGTCTGAGGTGGATCGGTGTGGAGACAATGAGCATCTCATATTCCGTGAGAACACACTGGCTACTAAAGCTATAGAGAAGTACCTGAAACTAGTGGGACAGAAGTACCTTCAGGATGCTTTAG GTGAGTTCATCAAAGCCCTGTATGAGTCAGACGAGAACTGCGAGGTGGATCCGTCTAAGTGCTCCTCCAGTGACCTGCATGAGCACCAGAGCAACCTCAAGATGTGCTGTGAGCTGGCTTTCTGCAAGATCATCAATTCTTACTG CGTGTTTCCTCGGGAGCTCAAGGAAGTGTTTGCATCCTGGAGGCAGGAGTGCAGTAACCGAGGACGACCGGACATCAGTGAACGCCTGATCAGCGCATCTCTTTTCCTGCGCTTCCTGTGTCCTGCCATCATGTCGCCCTCACTCTTCAGCCTCATGCAGGAATATCCAGATGACCGCACCGCCCGGACACTTACACTTATCGCCAAAGTGACACAAAACCTTGCCAACTTCACCAA GTTTGGCAGTAAGGAGGAGTACATGTCCTTTATGAACCAGTTTTTGGAGCACGAATGGACCAACATGCAGCGCTTCCTGCTGGAGATCTCCAACCCAGAGACCATCTCAAACACAGCAGGCTTCGAGGGTTACGTTGACCTGGGCCGTGAACTCTCCACTCTCCATTCTCTCCTGTCAGAAGCCGTTTCACAACTCGATCAG AGTACTGTCACTAAGCTGGGTCCTTTAGCACGGATCCTGCGGGATGTGAATTCGGCCCTGACGAACCCCACCGGAGCCCCCATGTCATCTCCCACTGAGCGCGTGGGCTCCCCAACTCTACCCAGCAGCAGCCTGTCTACCGGTCTGCAGAAAATGGTCATGGACAGTGAGATCACAGG GTTGGTGGATTTCACTCGGCTGCCCTCACCAACCCCTGAAAACAAGGATCTGTTTTTCGTAACGAAGAATTCTGTGATCCAGCCGTCGCCTGCCCGCAGCTCCAGTTACTCGGAGGCCAACGAGCCAGATGTTCAGATCCCCAACGGCAGCAAGAGCTTGTCAATGGTGGACCTGCAGGACAGTCGTTCTCTGGAGAGTGCTCCCAACACCTCCTTCAGCGACCCCGTCAATGACAGCCAGACCTCTGTGGGCCAGGGCACAGGAGTGTGGACCACCCGCACCGCTAAGGGCAACACGCCCAGCGGTCCGACCCTGAGGAGGGCAGGTCAGACCCCCACCACACCAAGCACAGAAACCGCCCCGGGGAGGTCCCAGCTGCTCGCCCCGCTCTCGTTCCAGAACCCTGTGTACCAGATGGCCGCCGGATTGCCCCGCGCGGTGGCCGATTCGGGATCTGAATGCCAGAGCTCCATCAGCTCCCAGAGTAACGCAGAGGAAGCAGCTACTGCGGGGTCAAAGCACCCATTCCTGAGCCAGTCCAGCACAGGGGCCAGCGGCGGAGGGGGCAGCAGCGGGGACGAGTTCATTCGGTGTTCTGGAGAGTTCACGCGCAGACAGCTGTCCCTCACGGAGCCCCAACACCAAGCCAACGTACCACGCCAGAACAGTGCGGGGCCGCAGCGCAGGATAGACCAGCCTCCTCCAGCCGTCACAAGGGGCCGCACTCCACCCAACATGCTCAACACCGCACCGTACCCCCGCCCCTCCAGTGGAAGTATGATGTCATCATCTCCCGATTGGCCAAGCAGCGGCACCAGACTGAGGCAGCAGTCGTCGTCCTCCAAAGGGGACAGTCCAGAATCCAAGCAGCGCACCCTACACAAACAA GCTCCATCTCCTGTGAATCCCAATGCATTGGACCGTACTGCTGCATGGCTGCTGAATATGAATGTGCAATATTTGGAGCAGGAGGGAATTGACCCAGATTCGAAACACCGGGAGGACTTTCCAAACAAGGAGGATCTCACACCAACTGAAAAG tATCAgcaggagattgctgtcctgcaGGAGAAGCTGCGTATTTCTGCTAAGAAGCTGGAAGAGTATGAATCTCACATGAAGAGCCAGGACGACCAAACCCAGAAGATGCTCCTGGAGTACCAGGCTCGGCTTGAGGACACGGAGGAGCGATTACGCAAGCAGCAGGATGAGAAAGAGCACCAGATGAAGAGCATCATCACCAG GTTGATGTCAGTTGAAGAGGAGCTGAAGAAAGATCACGCAGACATGCAGGCAATTGTAGACTCCAAACAGAAAATCATCGAAGCCCAG